A region of the Primulina eburnea isolate SZY01 chromosome 7, ASM2296580v1, whole genome shotgun sequence genome:
ATAATACTTATTGGTATTATTCATTATActtattagtatttttttctttatacttatgagtattaatttataatatcatTAATATTCATTCACAATACTTGTTGGTATCATTAAATGACAAGACAATACCTCATTTGATATCATCCACATTAATATTCATTCATAATATTTATTGGTAATCATTCATTATATGTATCAATATTCTTTCATTATACTTATTatcaaatttgagtttttaaatgaTAAAATCAATTATCAGTAGAATCTAATTATGTAATACTTTTAACAATTTATGTATTACATTTTTATTTCACGGATCTCATAATCAAAGATCACTTAATATTgaattcaaattatatattttgacatcaTCAAATAATCGAATCGAATTTGAGTATCTAatggtaaaatcaagtatttgcgaACTCGCATTAAATACTCTTTGTACCAATTTAGTTATCATATTTTTAACTTCAGCAATTTAGATACTCTTCGTATCAATGCATCTTCCATGAAAAGAACAACACTTGGTTAATTAATGTTgcctattcgaatatccagtattttaatacagaTTGTAAGTATCTCATTCAAGATATCAATTATTTACAAACTCAAATTAGAtacttctcaagtaaaactaagtattttaaaatttaaatacttagctaggaattttttttacaaaaaaaatattaaatgagatgaatatgtcatctAAATGCATCTTCCAAGGAAAAATAAACACTTGGTGAGCTtacattgcatattcgaatatccagtattctattacatattatgaatatctcatgtaccaaatcaaatatttgcaatctcaaattaggtacttctcaaataaaataagtactttaaaatttacATGCTTAGTTAGgaatttgttttttgttttacaaaaaattatattaatgagatgaatatgtcatccaaatccttattccatagaaatatcaatactTGGTGAACTTATGTTGTCTATTCGAATATCCggtattttaatatatattgtgagtatctcatttacgaaatcaagtatttacaaactcaaattaggtatttctcaagtaaaaataagtactttaaaagtttaatgcTTAGTCGagaatttgttttgtttttttttaaaaaaatattaaatgagatgaatatgtcatccaaatgtatctCTATAAAAATATcaacacttggtgaacttacgttttttattcgaatatccagtattttaatacatattgtgaatatctcatttacgaaatcaagtaactcaatattacttgaaactatattttttatatccaaaaataatcaaaattgagtCTTAAAAGAGTAAATCAAGTATATGTGAAATCAAATTAGGTAATATTTGTATCAATTTAGGTAACACGTTTTTTATTCACAAATATCATCATCAAAGAACATTAAATATTATCTTCGaactatatattttgacatactcaatcgaatttgagtatttaGAAGGTAGAATCAAGTATTTTTGTACTCGAATGAtgtattatttgtattaatttaagTATCACATTTTTACTTCACTAATTTCATCATCGATGTCACTTAATATtacttcaaattatattttggcatcctcaaataattggatatgagtatttacggggtacaataatttattatagACTCTAATTAGATACTCTTTGTTCCAATTTAAGTATCacattttaacttcacaaatgacaCCATCAAAAGTCACTTAATATTACTTGAAACTTAAGTATTTTCTTACACATTTGAAGTATTCaaataatcaaatcaaatatttggaaccccaaaatatgtattttatcgATCAAAATAAGTACTTTTTTCTAATTCAACAATGAGTGAGAAACTgtgtttttttcaaaaattagatgacatgaataagtcatTTTAATGCATTTCCAATTAAAAGACcaacaattattgaatttattgtGATAGGTCGAAGATCTAGTATTTTATTACACATTTGGAGTATTTATAGAGTCAAATCAAGCATTTGGAACTCCAAAATAGGTATTTTGTaggtcaaaataaatatttaatcttaTTTCAATACAAGTGATGACCtatatttcttttaaaaaaaataaaatgacatgaataagtcatcCTAATGTATTTTTCAGGAAAAGCCCAACAATGACTGAATTTATGGTCAATGCtcgaaaatatagtattttctTATATATTTGAAGTATTCAAAAAGCGAAATCAAATATCTGAAACCCCATAATAGGTACTTTGTatgtcaaaataagtatttactATTATTCCAtataattgagaaacaatattttttaaaaattatattttaaatagaaaAGACACATGTAATGTTtgtgaataaaataatatatttctttaaataataaagggtaaaaatgtaaattttaccTTATAAAGGTTAAAACTAAAAGTATATATTTTTCAGGTACTGATTCCTAAAAAAATATATCTAGGTACTGAATCCTAATTGAAATTTTGGGCAGATGCATTTTTCTTAAATTTACCGAAATTCCAAACCTTTATTCGAAAAATTCAATATTTACCTCGAACAATAATAGAAGGATACATTTTATTAAACTTTATTTTTCTAGAATACAACGATCAGATGATGTTAAAAACCAAGTCCCTAGGCATGCACTTACAGACGTGGAAGCTCGATTCCAATGGTGATGCCACCTCTCCGTCCTTTTTCCGGTTTGCATGTGAATCATATTCCACGTTCTCGCCATGCAAACGCTTTACTCCACTACAAATACCACCCTAGCTCGCCTTCCATTTCCTCGCACCAAACACAATTGATCAGTGTGTatcaatcttcaaatattatGACTAGAGTCATCGCTTTCGCCGCTCTATTCGCTGCTCTTCTCGCCGTGGCCAGCGCTACGACTTACACCACGGTGGTGACCACCACAATGGTTGACGAGGAGAACCCACGTGGCAGGGGAGGATCCTGCATGCAGGAATACGAACGACAACAGAAGATGAGCCACTGCCAGATGTGGATGCAGAAAGCGGGAGGACGCTACTTGGATGCTTCCTTCCTGAGGAGCACTGTGAGCAATCCAATGCGGGGACAAGGCGAGCACCTCCAGCAGTGCTGCCAGCAGCTGGAGCAGATCAGCTCTCCATGCAGGTGCGAAGCCATGAAAATGATGTGGAGGGAGCAACAAATGGAACAAGGATCCAGAAGGGAAGAAATGCAAGAGATGAGGGAAATGGTGGAGAATCTTCCACAAATGTGCGGAATGCAAATGCATGAGCAGTGCCGCCTAAATGCTGCCTGAAGTACTCGATAGCCCACGCTGCCCTCATGCCTTGAGAATAAAGTTGTGCCTGTGCAGCCATAAATCTCGTTTGCTGATTTTTGGCCGCATGCATGCAATAATTAAGTAGAATTTATGCATACTATCGTGTGTAATTTTTACATTAAAGTTTTACATGGTGGTGCAGCGTGAGTGTATCTTCTCCAGTTTGGGGTTGAATATATATCCTTTTTATATTACTGCAGCTCCAAGGTTTATGATTATTCTTCTGCAacttatgaaatttattattattattataaagtaAAATAAAGCATGATAGATATCTAGCCATATTTCttaacaaatggaagatacatATATATGTCGAACAGGAACTCGGTGGCGTCTCCCCATTCGAAACTACATAACAGAAGTtttaaccaaatatggtgtcactTTCAACTAATAATCACTTAAAACTGTGTAATTCTCCCCATTCCAAACTACTAATAAAAATCACTGCTCTAACCTTTAATATTAGCCAAGTACTCAGAACTCAGAagatatattattttatgaagTAGTTAATAAGCAGAACTAGGATTTCAGAAGGTTGAAATCTCGTCGAACTCACTCGATAAAAAGAACAAAATACACAACAAATTAcacaaaaaggaaaaatataatataacaaattacacaaaaaggaaaaatataatataattctaGTTACGGTCAAGCTTgtatgtttttgtttttaaaaaaaaaaaaactttttgtCTTTATAATCAACATGGGAAAAATTACTTCTTTTTTTTCCCTGTAATTTGtaatttgcaattttttttttttacttttgctCTTGTTTACAGTAAATTTCTATTTTTAACATGTAATTTTTTGGTTATATTAcgattaattttcatttttagtttgtaatatttacgttttttcttttttaaaatgaaaaaaaaaaacatatcagTTAAATTACCAAAAAATGAGGAAAATaagtataaattatattaatagaAATAGAAATTTATAGTTAAccaaactaaaaataaaaaaatataaataaaaagacaaaaaatgtaggtttcacgaatctttatttgtgagacgagttaaTTCTAgcgatattcacgataaaagtgatacttttagcataaaaagtaatatttttttatggatgatttaaataagagacatgtctcacaaatacgatttTTGAGATCGATTCGCACACGTTTTTGCCAAAAATGTAACATAAGAGAGAGAAAATCATGATGGCCATTAAGTATGGGTTAATTAGTTATAAGCTACGTTAATAATACACATTGTTTTGAGAGTGTGATTGTGTTAgaagatttattatttttaaacataaaaaaCTAATGTAttttatcatgaatttttaGAAACCTAAGATATCAATAACGAGGAAAGACGATCCAGAAATAACTGAAGAGataaaaaatattgataattcattCATATACATGAAACGACAATTAATGAAAACATAATTGTTTCATCCATCCCAATCAAACATTTTGCTCAATATACCACGACCTTCATCCGCATCAGAAAAATAAATACCATCGGCCTGCACTTCCCAATAACACACCCCGGAGTCTATGCATTTCTTCCTAATGTGACGATTAAAGACATCGAAAGCTTTTTGTTTGTTATCCCACCAGACATGACAGAAGAATTTAGTATTGAGCCAATAGCTTTCGCAGAAATGCCAAGAAAAATGTTGTTTTCTCGTGACGATGTGATATCCCATGTCGTCATTTCTCGATGCGCAGTGCAACGTCATGGGGTTAGTGTTCTCCGGGAGATTATTCTGTACTTCTACCACGTATGCCCTCGTGAAAAAGCAAGAATTTTTTTCATGAGG
Encoded here:
- the LOC140837355 gene encoding 2S seed storage albumin protein-like, with translation MTRVIAFAALFAALLAVASATTYTTVVTTTMVDEENPRGRGGSCMQEYERQQKMSHCQMWMQKAGGRYLDASFLRSTVSNPMRGQGEHLQQCCQQLEQISSPCRCEAMKMMWREQQMEQGSRREEMQEMREMVENLPQMCGMQMHEQCRLNAA